In Desulfobacteraceae bacterium, a single window of DNA contains:
- a CDS encoding N-acetylmuramoyl-L-alanine amidase, with protein MSCQYVGANWGRISALVLCGALLLVLGVPGQCPAAVGPPVVVVDPGHGGSDVGVHGGQGLLEKDCMLTLALALQKALAPKYRVALTRSHDQQVGLDLRPALANRMEAAAFVSLHAGGSFLHGPRGATIYFHKGGGADEEPPARAPLAQEERPHWEHLQERHLASSRALAKALLNSLSEMAEASVVGAPLAVLAGADLPAVLVEVGYLTNPFDARQLGDPEAVNALAQAIAAGVADFLENTAPGEP; from the coding sequence TTGTCGTGTCAATATGTTGGGGCGAATTGGGGGCGCATTTCGGCGCTGGTCCTCTGCGGCGCACTGCTGCTGGTTCTCGGCGTCCCCGGCCAGTGCCCGGCCGCGGTGGGTCCGCCGGTCGTGGTGGTCGACCCCGGGCATGGCGGAAGCGATGTCGGTGTTCACGGCGGCCAGGGTCTTTTGGAGAAGGACTGCATGCTGACCCTGGCCTTGGCGTTGCAAAAAGCCCTGGCGCCGAAGTATCGGGTGGCGTTGACCCGCAGCCACGACCAGCAGGTCGGTCTGGACCTGCGCCCAGCGCTTGCCAACCGCATGGAGGCCGCAGCTTTCGTCAGCCTGCACGCCGGTGGCAGTTTTCTGCATGGTCCCCGCGGGGCCACCATCTATTTCCATAAGGGGGGCGGGGCCGACGAAGAGCCGCCGGCCAGGGCGCCATTGGCTCAGGAGGAGCGGCCCCACTGGGAGCATCTTCAGGAGCGGCACCTGGCCTCCAGCCGCGCCCTGGCCAAAGCGCTCCTGAACTCGCTGAGCGAGATGGCCGAGGCGTCGGTGGTCGGCGCGCCCCTGGCGGTTTTGGCTGGTGCCGACCTGCCGGCGGTGCTGGTTGAAGTCGGCTACCTCACCAACCCCTTCGATGCCCGGCAGCTGGGCGACCCCGAAGCCGTTAACGCTCTGGCCCAGGCCATCGCCGCGGGCGTTGCGGACTTTCTGGAAAATACAGCTCCCGGAGAGCCTTAA